One genomic segment of Flavobacteriaceae bacterium includes these proteins:
- a CDS encoding YihA family ribosome biogenesis GTP-binding protein: MKIKSADFIISNTDVFKCPKDSIPEYALIGRSNVGKSSLINMLMARKNLAKTSGTPGKTQLINHFKINNEWFLVDLPGYGYAKVSKEKKAGFGYFIKDYFKRREQLVCAFVLIDSRHDPQKTDLEFMRFLGEHQIPFCIVFTKADKLGSSKLNKQITSYKKRLLHTWETVPTTFITSSPSGLGRDEFLTFIHKVNQDIADDFM; this comes from the coding sequence ATGAAAATTAAATCTGCCGATTTTATCATTAGCAATACGGATGTATTCAAGTGCCCCAAAGACAGCATTCCGGAATATGCTCTTATCGGACGATCTAACGTCGGAAAATCCTCATTGATCAATATGTTAATGGCGCGAAAAAATTTAGCAAAAACATCGGGAACTCCCGGGAAAACTCAACTCATCAATCATTTTAAAATAAATAATGAGTGGTTTTTGGTAGACTTACCCGGTTACGGGTATGCTAAAGTTTCTAAAGAAAAGAAAGCTGGTTTTGGGTATTTTATTAAGGATTATTTTAAACGAAGAGAACAATTGGTATGTGCTTTTGTTTTAATAGATTCCAGGCATGACCCTCAAAAAACAGATCTGGAGTTCATGCGGTTTTTAGGAGAACATCAAATTCCGTTCTGTATTGTTTTTACGAAAGCCGATAAGTTGGGAAGCTCAAAACTGAATAAACAAATTACTTCCTATAAAAAAAGATTATTACACACCTGGGAAACCGTTCCTACTACTTTTATTACTTCCTCACCTTCCGGGCTTGGGCGCGATGAATTTCTAACATTTATTCATAAAGTCAATCAGGATATTGCGGATGATTTTATGTAA
- a CDS encoding alpha/beta fold hydrolase encodes MTKNLITEGGYNYIEAGEGRSIIVLHGLMGGLSNFDEAFQHFSKIGYKVLMPELPLYTLPLLKTNVKNLAKFIRNFIAYKNLKDVILLGNSLGGHIGLYYTKHYPGDIAALVLTGSSGLYEKSMGDSYPKRGSYEYVEQKTKSVFYDPKVATKELINEVYKIVNDRNSVIRTLAIAKSAIRHNMANDLPNIKQPTCLIWGKQDHVTPPEVAEDFHKLLPDSDLFWIDKCGHAAMMETPKEFNSILEKWFRERDL; translated from the coding sequence ATGACTAAAAATCTTATCACTGAGGGAGGGTACAACTATATTGAAGCCGGTGAAGGAAGATCTATCATAGTTCTTCATGGCCTGATGGGAGGGCTCAGCAATTTTGATGAGGCTTTTCAACATTTTTCAAAAATAGGATATAAGGTCTTAATGCCTGAACTTCCGTTATACACTTTACCACTTCTAAAGACAAATGTTAAAAATTTGGCGAAGTTTATTCGCAACTTTATAGCGTACAAAAACTTAAAAGATGTTATTTTGCTGGGTAATTCTTTGGGAGGTCATATAGGTTTGTATTATACCAAACATTACCCTGGGGATATTGCTGCTTTGGTACTTACCGGAAGTTCCGGTTTGTATGAAAAATCTATGGGTGACAGCTATCCAAAAAGGGGGAGCTATGAGTATGTCGAGCAAAAAACCAAAAGTGTTTTTTATGATCCAAAGGTAGCTACGAAAGAGCTTATTAATGAGGTTTACAAAATTGTTAATGATCGAAATTCCGTCATCAGGACATTGGCAATTGCCAAAAGTGCGATCAGACACAACATGGCAAATGATCTGCCAAATATAAAGCAGCCTACCTGCCTTATCTGGGGAAAACAAGACCATGTAACTCCTCCTGAAGTAGCGGAAGACTTCCATAAATTACTGCCGGATTCCGATTTGTTCTGGATAGATAAATGTGGTCATGCTGCCATGATGGAAACTCCTAAAGAGTTTAACTCGATATTGGAAAAATGGTTTCGGGAAAGAGATTTGTAG
- a CDS encoding UDP-N-acetylmuramoyl-L-alanyl-D-glutamate--2,6-diaminopimelate ligase — protein sequence MKLLQDILHKVSVDTIYGKVDIPISAIVFDSREVIEKSLFVAQKGLTTDGHRYISEAITQGASAIICQVIPKNRTRHVTYIQVGDAATALAIVSANFYDNPSSKLQLIGVTGTNGKTTVASLLYQLFRKSGKKTGLLSTVKILVGDKEYPTTHTTPDSVTINRYLHEMVKAGIDYCFMEVSSHGIHQKRTEGLNFRGGVFTNLSHDHLDYHKTYAAYRDIKKTFFDLLPENAFALVNADDKNGVIMLQNTKAEKKTYALKNHADYKAKIIEKRISGTLINYRGIEIWTALTGVFNSYNLLAIISVSDLLGLEKQEVLRVISELESVPGRFEYIISENNITAIVDYAHTPNALKNVLQTVNDIRTGSEKLITVVGCGGDRDALKRPKMAYITSQLSNQAIFTADNPRTEDPQIILEQMEAGVTPENYKKTLSVLNRKQAIRTAYQMANSGDIIVIAGKGHETYQEINGVRTYFSDVEEIKNCFQ from the coding sequence TTGAAATTACTACAAGACATATTGCACAAGGTTTCGGTTGATACTATTTACGGAAAGGTTGATATTCCTATCTCTGCAATAGTTTTTGACTCCAGGGAGGTAATTGAAAAATCACTTTTTGTAGCTCAAAAAGGGCTGACTACAGATGGGCATAGGTATATTTCGGAAGCCATAACACAAGGCGCAAGTGCTATCATTTGTCAGGTAATTCCAAAAAACAGAACCAGGCATGTTACCTATATTCAAGTCGGGGACGCTGCTACTGCATTGGCAATTGTTTCCGCAAATTTTTATGACAACCCGTCCTCTAAATTGCAATTGATCGGTGTAACAGGAACCAACGGCAAAACAACCGTAGCCTCTTTACTGTATCAACTATTTAGAAAATCGGGAAAAAAAACGGGATTGCTTTCAACAGTAAAAATACTTGTGGGAGATAAAGAATACCCAACAACACATACCACACCGGATTCGGTAACCATTAACCGCTATTTGCATGAAATGGTAAAGGCAGGTATTGACTATTGTTTTATGGAAGTGAGTTCACACGGAATTCATCAAAAAAGAACAGAAGGACTGAATTTTAGAGGCGGAGTTTTTACAAATCTGTCACATGACCATTTGGATTATCACAAAACCTATGCTGCATACAGGGATATAAAAAAAACATTCTTCGATTTGCTACCTGAAAATGCATTTGCACTAGTCAATGCCGATGATAAAAATGGAGTCATTATGCTGCAGAACACAAAGGCGGAGAAAAAAACGTATGCTCTTAAAAATCATGCAGATTATAAAGCGAAGATCATTGAAAAAAGAATATCAGGGACACTGATCAATTACAGAGGGATAGAAATCTGGACTGCATTAACAGGTGTTTTTAATAGCTATAACCTATTGGCAATTATCTCGGTATCAGATTTGTTAGGGCTGGAAAAACAAGAAGTATTACGGGTTATAAGTGAATTGGAAAGTGTTCCGGGAAGATTTGAATATATCATTTCGGAAAATAACATTACGGCAATAGTAGATTATGCACATACTCCGAATGCTCTAAAAAATGTGTTACAAACTGTAAATGATATCCGAACAGGAAGCGAAAAACTCATTACAGTTGTCGGTTGCGGAGGAGATAGAGATGCTTTGAAAAGGCCAAAAATGGCATATATAACTTCGCAATTAAGCAATCAGGCAATTTTTACTGCTGACAACCCAAGAACAGAAGATCCTCAAATTATTCTGGAACAAATGGAGGCAGGAGTAACTCCGGAAAACTATAAGAAAACACTATCTGTTTTAAATCGCAAGCAAGCGATTAGAACAGCATATCAAATGGCAAATTCCGGAGATATCATTGTAATTGCAGGGAAAGGGCACGAAACATATCAGGAAATAAATGGCGTACGAACCTATTTTTCAGATGTAGAAGAAATAAAAAACTGTTTTCAATAA
- the rsmH gene encoding 16S rRNA (cytosine(1402)-N(4))-methyltransferase RsmH gives MNYHSSVLLKESVAALAIKENGVYVDVTYGGGGHSGEIIKRLGPKGKLFAFDQDRDALANAMDDERFTLILGNFRLISGFLKFYKVRRVDGILADLGVSSHQFDTAKRGFSTRFDTDLDMRMNRKSAVSAKKIVNEYSEEELSDIFSSYGELRNSRKIAKTIVEERKNKKIETSFQLKQVLKRYIPVSKEHKMTAQLFQAIRIEVNKELEALKDFLRQVPDLLKNDGRLSVISYHSLEDRLVKRFIKTGTFSGEVEKDFFGNTNEPLKKVGKLITPAPEEIKINNRARSAKLRIATLNT, from the coding sequence ATGAATTATCATAGTTCCGTATTACTAAAAGAGAGTGTAGCTGCTTTAGCTATAAAAGAAAATGGGGTTTATGTGGACGTTACGTATGGCGGAGGAGGTCATTCGGGAGAAATTATAAAAAGACTTGGACCAAAAGGGAAGCTGTTTGCTTTTGATCAGGATAGGGACGCTTTGGCTAATGCAATGGATGATGAAAGATTTACATTGATTTTGGGGAACTTTAGACTTATTTCCGGGTTTTTGAAATTTTACAAAGTTAGGAGAGTAGATGGAATTTTGGCTGATTTAGGAGTTTCTTCCCATCAATTTGATACGGCAAAGAGGGGGTTTTCTACAAGATTTGATACCGATCTGGATATGAGGATGAATCGGAAATCTGCTGTTTCGGCAAAAAAAATTGTCAATGAATATTCGGAAGAAGAACTATCCGACATATTCTCCTCATACGGAGAATTGAGAAACTCAAGAAAAATAGCAAAAACTATTGTAGAGGAAAGAAAAAATAAAAAGATAGAAACAAGTTTTCAATTAAAGCAGGTTTTGAAAAGATATATACCTGTTTCAAAAGAACATAAAATGACAGCGCAATTATTTCAAGCTATTCGAATTGAAGTAAATAAAGAGTTAGAGGCGTTAAAAGATTTTTTACGGCAAGTGCCGGATTTATTAAAAAATGATGGGAGATTAAGTGTTATTTCATACCATTCTTTAGAGGACAGGTTGGTTAAGAGATTTATTAAAACAGGTACGTTTAGCGGAGAAGTCGAAAAGGATTTTTTTGGCAATACCAATGAACCTCTAAAAAAAGTTGGAAAACTCATTACCCCTGCACCGGAAGAAATAAAAATAAACAACAGGGCCCGTAGTGCCAAATTACGAATTGCAACTTTAAATACTTAA
- a CDS encoding phospho-N-acetylmuramoyl-pentapeptide-transferase: MLYYLFEYLENQFHFPGAGLFRYITFRAAMAFIISLLFSSVFGKKIIRILREKQVGETVRDLGLEGQKQKAGTPTMGGIMIILATLIPVVLLCKLDNIYVIILLITKVWMGFIGFLDDYIKVFKKDKSGLKGKFKVLGQVGLSLIVGCMLYFHEEVTIKEQLPEDQQIAQTDGRKIAFGEARKSTKTTVPFFKNNELDYAKALTVFGKDFEKYGWIVFIAITIFIVTGISNGANLTDGIDGLAAGSSAIIVVSLAVFAWISGNIIFADYLDIMYIPNSGEITVYIFAFAGALIGFLWYNTYPAQIFMGDTGSLAIGGVIAVIAIAIRKELLLPILAGIFIIENLSVILQISYFKYTKKKLGVGRRIFKMSPIHHHFQKSGYHESKIVVRFWIIGILLAVFSIVTLKLR; the protein is encoded by the coding sequence ATGCTCTATTACCTATTCGAATATTTAGAAAATCAATTTCACTTTCCCGGGGCAGGACTATTTCGATACATTACGTTCCGCGCTGCCATGGCATTTATCATATCGCTGTTGTTTTCATCTGTTTTTGGAAAGAAGATCATTCGGATACTACGGGAAAAACAGGTAGGAGAAACCGTACGGGATTTAGGTTTGGAAGGTCAAAAACAAAAAGCAGGAACCCCGACTATGGGAGGAATTATGATCATTCTGGCAACTCTGATACCGGTTGTATTGCTGTGTAAATTAGACAATATTTACGTTATTATCTTACTAATTACTAAGGTTTGGATGGGCTTTATCGGGTTTTTAGATGACTATATTAAAGTATTTAAAAAAGACAAAAGCGGATTAAAAGGAAAATTTAAAGTACTGGGTCAGGTAGGTCTGAGTTTAATTGTCGGATGCATGCTCTATTTTCATGAAGAAGTTACCATTAAAGAGCAATTACCGGAAGATCAACAAATAGCACAAACCGATGGGAGAAAAATAGCATTTGGAGAAGCCCGCAAATCCACAAAAACCACCGTTCCGTTTTTTAAGAACAATGAGCTGGATTATGCCAAAGCACTCACTGTCTTTGGAAAGGATTTTGAAAAATACGGATGGATTGTTTTTATTGCAATTACTATTTTTATTGTAACCGGAATTTCTAACGGTGCAAACCTGACAGATGGAATAGACGGCCTTGCAGCTGGTTCTTCGGCAATTATTGTTGTCTCTCTGGCAGTTTTTGCATGGATATCCGGAAATATCATTTTCGCAGATTATCTGGATATAATGTATATCCCGAATTCGGGAGAAATAACAGTATACATATTTGCTTTTGCAGGAGCTTTGATAGGCTTTTTATGGTATAATACCTATCCTGCTCAAATATTTATGGGCGATACGGGTAGTCTGGCCATAGGTGGGGTGATAGCAGTCATTGCCATTGCTATCAGAAAAGAATTATTACTACCCATTTTGGCAGGCATATTTATCATAGAAAACCTGTCGGTAATATTACAGATATCCTATTTTAAATACACTAAAAAGAAATTGGGAGTCGGGCGACGTATTTTTAAAATGTCGCCCATTCACCATCATTTTCAAAAGTCCGGGTACCACGAAAGCAAAATTGTTGTCCGCTTTTGGATTATAGGAATCCTGTTAGCCGTATTTTCAATTGTAACATTAAAATTGAGATAA
- a CDS encoding S-adenosyl-methyltransferase, whose product MPKVRKNIYDVLRGSFLTDESAFKNWRIIIFIVLLLLMMISGAHDADKKVVKISELHKKRIALREAYIASETLLMQMKMESNIRQKAKEIGLFPTHTPPTKIRVISKKE is encoded by the coding sequence ATGCCAAAGGTCAGAAAGAACATATATGATGTTTTAAGAGGAAGTTTTCTCACAGATGAATCTGCTTTTAAAAATTGGCGAATCATCATTTTTATAGTGCTGCTGCTGTTAATGATGATTTCCGGTGCACATGATGCAGATAAGAAAGTAGTAAAAATTTCGGAGTTACATAAAAAAAGGATTGCACTAAGAGAAGCGTATATAGCTTCCGAAACTCTTTTGATGCAAATGAAAATGGAATCGAATATAAGGCAAAAGGCTAAAGAAATAGGACTATTTCCAACCCATACCCCACCAACCAAAATAAGAGTCATTTCAAAAAAAGAATAA
- the murD gene encoding UDP-N-acetylmuramoyl-L-alanine--D-glutamate ligase, translating into MKRLVILGGGESGVGTAVLAKKQGYDVFVSDKNAIAGHYKKVLLHHKVDFEEHQHTEAKILHADMVMKSPGIPEKVTIVQQLNTHQIPVVSEIEFAATYTNAMLIGITGSNGKTTTTLLTHHILKEAGIHTGIAGNIGNSFAMQVAQNAYENYVIELSSFQLDGIRKFKPHIAVITNITPDHLERYEYDFNKYVASKFRITENQTSIDFLIYDADDMTIDQWLKKHKINARLVPFSLEKEIEYGAFLKNNNIQIKLNTEEFTMSIATLTLQGKHNIKNTMASALVAKLLKVRNHDLRESLSNFEGVEHRLEHVQKVNEVQFINDSKATNINAAFYALECVNTPTVWIVGGVDKGNDYDDLLPLVREKVKAIVCLGTENEKILKSFSDVTDMIVETVSAEEAVKVAYKIAQKGDTVLLSPACASFDLFENYEDRGRQFKNAVRNL; encoded by the coding sequence ATGAAAAGACTGGTAATTCTCGGTGGAGGTGAAAGTGGAGTAGGAACCGCAGTTTTAGCAAAGAAACAAGGATATGATGTGTTTGTTTCCGATAAAAATGCGATTGCCGGTCATTATAAAAAAGTACTGTTACATCATAAGGTCGATTTTGAAGAACATCAACATACCGAAGCAAAAATACTACATGCCGATATGGTGATGAAAAGTCCCGGTATTCCGGAAAAGGTAACTATAGTTCAGCAATTAAATACTCATCAAATACCTGTGGTATCGGAAATTGAATTTGCTGCAACATACACAAATGCCATGCTGATAGGTATTACGGGATCGAATGGAAAAACAACTACTACCTTATTAACACATCATATTTTAAAAGAAGCCGGAATTCATACAGGTATTGCAGGAAATATTGGAAATAGTTTTGCCATGCAGGTAGCACAAAACGCTTACGAGAACTACGTAATAGAACTCAGTAGCTTTCAGTTAGACGGAATCCGGAAATTCAAGCCCCATATAGCTGTCATTACCAATATTACACCTGATCATCTGGAGCGATATGAATATGATTTTAACAAATATGTAGCATCCAAATTCAGAATTACGGAAAACCAAACATCGATAGATTTTTTGATTTATGATGCAGACGACATGACTATTGATCAGTGGCTAAAAAAACATAAGATCAATGCCCGGTTAGTACCTTTTTCACTGGAAAAAGAAATAGAGTACGGAGCATTTTTAAAAAATAATAATATACAAATAAAACTAAATACAGAAGAATTTACCATGAGTATTGCTACACTAACATTACAAGGAAAACATAATATTAAAAATACAATGGCCTCTGCTTTAGTAGCAAAATTGTTAAAGGTTAGAAATCACGATTTGAGAGAAAGTCTCTCGAATTTTGAAGGAGTGGAACACCGATTAGAGCATGTACAAAAAGTAAATGAAGTACAATTCATTAACGATTCAAAGGCGACTAATATCAACGCTGCGTTTTATGCTTTGGAATGCGTGAATACACCTACTGTCTGGATTGTTGGTGGAGTAGATAAAGGAAATGATTATGATGATTTGCTGCCTTTGGTAAGAGAGAAAGTAAAGGCAATTGTATGCTTAGGTACGGAAAATGAGAAAATTTTAAAATCTTTCAGTGATGTAACTGACATGATTGTTGAAACAGTGAGTGCGGAAGAAGCAGTAAAGGTAGCCTACAAAATAGCACAAAAAGGAGATACGGTATTGCTATCTCCGGCTTGTGCAAGTTTTGATTTATTTGAGAATTATGAAGATCGAGGAAGGCAATTTAAAAATGCAGTCAGGAATTTATAA
- a CDS encoding PASTA domain-containing protein, which yields MAVFLCVIVFKVVSIQYTEGDKYQKLATEITKRQDTIYANKGNVYSSDGKLLATSVSKYTIRMDAMTVKKEVFDKNIAALSKSLSALLGKSVAYYYKKIRNARKKKNRYLLIARNIGYHEYIKMKTFPIFKLGIYKGGFIAEHKTVREHPIGKIAERTIGYHDYRGEAGIEGAFADEMTGVNGLRWKQKIAKNQWKPINDVNEKEPLDGSDVITTIDVNIQDITHHALLRQLEYFEADHGCAVVMETATGEIRAISNLGKTPKGKYYEKRNYAIWEAHEPGSTFKLASLMAAIDDKMIDTATVVDTERGKIFIHGDKVEDSQTGGYGIISAARAFEVSSNVGIVKLIRKHYDHQPEKFYSKMKQFGLTEKIGIPIKGEGNPYIRNPKDKKNWYKTSLEWMSWGYGISLTPLQMLTFYNAIANDGVMVKPQFIKELRHQNKTTQTFKTEVIRSQIASPSTIRKVKKVLENVVLKGTADNIYSSNFSMAGKTGTAKKYITSYTDKKGNRVPGGYSGERYIASFAGFFPVDKPKYSCIVVIHDPNKEKGYYGATVAAPVFKEIAQKIYTNTPVDDEVDIHKEAFKSIEKLYTAHHEKIQKNYTKVPDVSGMPVMDAIPLLENIGLKIKTFGVGKVQSQSIQSGEKLVKGKTIVLKLL from the coding sequence ATGGCCGTTTTTCTTTGTGTGATTGTTTTTAAAGTAGTAAGCATTCAGTATACGGAAGGAGACAAATATCAAAAACTTGCTACCGAAATTACAAAAAGACAGGATACGATTTATGCAAACAAAGGAAATGTGTATTCTTCGGACGGAAAATTATTAGCCACTTCTGTCTCTAAGTATACCATTAGAATGGATGCAATGACAGTAAAAAAAGAAGTTTTTGATAAAAACATAGCGGCTTTATCCAAATCATTGTCAGCATTATTAGGAAAATCGGTAGCCTATTACTATAAAAAAATACGAAATGCAAGAAAAAAGAAGAATCGTTATCTGCTAATTGCGAGAAATATAGGATATCATGAATATATAAAGATGAAGACATTTCCTATTTTTAAACTGGGCATTTATAAGGGAGGTTTTATTGCAGAGCACAAAACGGTTCGCGAACACCCTATCGGTAAAATAGCAGAAAGAACCATTGGCTATCATGATTACAGAGGAGAAGCCGGAATTGAAGGAGCTTTTGCAGATGAGATGACAGGTGTAAATGGTTTGCGATGGAAGCAAAAAATAGCCAAAAACCAATGGAAACCCATTAATGATGTCAATGAAAAAGAGCCGTTAGACGGATCGGATGTCATTACTACGATTGATGTGAATATTCAGGATATCACACACCATGCATTGCTTAGGCAACTGGAATATTTTGAAGCGGATCACGGATGCGCTGTGGTGATGGAAACCGCCACTGGTGAAATAAGAGCGATTTCAAACCTGGGAAAAACGCCTAAAGGAAAATACTACGAGAAAAGAAACTATGCCATCTGGGAAGCTCACGAACCGGGTTCTACCTTCAAACTTGCAAGCCTGATGGCTGCCATAGATGATAAGATGATTGATACCGCTACGGTAGTTGATACCGAAAGAGGAAAAATATTTATTCATGGAGACAAAGTAGAAGATTCTCAGACGGGAGGATATGGAATAATATCTGCGGCAAGAGCTTTTGAAGTTTCCTCCAATGTGGGGATTGTAAAACTCATCAGAAAACATTACGACCATCAACCGGAAAAGTTTTACAGCAAAATGAAACAATTTGGGTTGACAGAAAAAATAGGGATCCCTATTAAAGGAGAGGGGAACCCTTATATAAGAAACCCCAAAGACAAAAAAAACTGGTATAAAACATCCTTGGAGTGGATGTCATGGGGATATGGAATTTCCCTGACACCATTACAAATGCTGACTTTTTATAATGCCATTGCTAATGACGGTGTAATGGTAAAACCGCAGTTTATTAAAGAATTGCGACATCAAAATAAAACAACTCAAACTTTTAAAACTGAAGTGATCCGCTCACAGATAGCCTCACCGTCAACCATTAGAAAAGTAAAAAAAGTACTGGAAAATGTAGTATTAAAAGGAACTGCAGACAATATTTATTCGTCGAATTTTTCAATGGCAGGAAAAACAGGTACGGCAAAAAAATATATCACCTCTTATACAGATAAAAAAGGCAACCGCGTACCGGGAGGATACTCAGGTGAAAGGTATATTGCCTCCTTTGCGGGTTTTTTCCCTGTGGATAAACCCAAATATTCCTGTATTGTTGTGATACATGATCCTAACAAGGAAAAGGGGTATTACGGAGCCACTGTTGCAGCTCCGGTATTTAAAGAAATTGCTCAAAAAATATATACAAATACACCGGTTGATGATGAGGTGGATATTCATAAAGAAGCTTTTAAGAGTATAGAAAAACTGTATACTGCTCATCATGAAAAGATACAAAAGAACTATACAAAAGTGCCTGATGTCAGTGGCATGCCGGTCATGGACGCCATTCCTTTATTAGAAAATATCGGCCTAAAAATAAAGACGTTTGGTGTTGGAAAAGTACAATCGCAATCCATACAAAGCGGAGAGAAATTAGTGAAAGGAAAAACCATTGTTTTAAAATTATTATAG
- a CDS encoding cell division protein FtsW codes for MKTIFKHIKGDRTIWAIVAVLAIFSFMPIYSASINLVYVVGSGSTLGYLIKHIVLLMIGVLISYLIHKIPYRYFSGGSVIMLPVVFILLIYTLLQGTTIGGVYASRWIRIPFIGIGFQTSTLAGVVLMTYVARYLAKNKGKTIIFRQSLWQLWLPVGLIFILILPANFSTTTIIFCMIIVVSFIGGYPLKYIAYILGAGTIGLLLFMLVAKAFPDAMPDRLQTWENRIENFFKPEGAENYQVEKAKIAIATGGIFGKGPGKSIQKNFLPQSSSDFIYAIIVEEYGLLGALLIAFVYFLLLFRILITVKKANTIFGSLLVIGLGLPIVFQACINMAVASNILPVTGQTLPLISSGGTSIWMTCVALGMILSVSASKNETEVSILDDNPLDILHETL; via the coding sequence ATGAAAACGATTTTTAAACATATAAAAGGAGATAGAACCATTTGGGCCATTGTAGCTGTACTGGCCATTTTTTCTTTTATGCCTATATACAGTGCGAGTATCAATTTGGTATATGTGGTGGGGTCGGGTTCAACTCTCGGTTATTTGATAAAACATATCGTATTACTAATGATAGGGGTTTTAATCAGTTACCTTATTCATAAAATTCCCTATCGCTATTTTAGCGGGGGCTCGGTCATTATGTTACCTGTAGTTTTTATATTATTGATCTATACATTACTGCAAGGAACTACTATTGGAGGGGTATATGCAAGCAGGTGGATTCGTATTCCGTTTATAGGCATCGGTTTTCAGACTTCTACATTAGCAGGTGTGGTACTGATGACATACGTAGCCAGATATCTGGCAAAAAATAAGGGAAAAACAATTATTTTCAGGCAAAGTTTATGGCAACTGTGGTTGCCCGTAGGGCTGATATTCATACTTATTTTACCGGCAAATTTTTCTACTACGACAATTATTTTTTGTATGATCATTGTAGTCTCTTTTATCGGAGGATATCCGTTAAAATATATTGCATATATTCTCGGAGCCGGCACTATAGGATTATTGCTTTTTATGCTGGTTGCAAAGGCATTTCCGGACGCAATGCCCGACAGGTTACAAACCTGGGAAAATAGAATTGAAAACTTTTTTAAGCCTGAAGGTGCTGAAAATTATCAAGTAGAAAAAGCCAAAATAGCAATAGCAACAGGAGGCATTTTCGGGAAAGGTCCCGGCAAAAGTATACAAAAGAACTTTTTGCCTCAGTCTTCTTCGGATTTTATTTATGCCATTATTGTTGAAGAATACGGTTTGTTGGGAGCACTGCTAATTGCTTTTGTATATTTTTTATTGCTCTTCAGGATTCTTATTACCGTTAAAAAAGCCAATACCATTTTTGGTTCTTTACTAGTTATTGGATTGGGTTTGCCTATTGTTTTTCAGGCCTGTATTAATATGGCGGTAGCTTCAAATATACTACCGGTAACAGGACAAACACTCCCCTTAATTAGTAGCGGAGGAACCTCTATTTGGATGACATGCGTAGCATTAGGAATGATTTTAAGCGTAAGTGCTTCCAAAAATGAAACGGAGGTATCTATTTTAGATGATAACCCATTAGATATTTTACACGAAACATTATAG
- a CDS encoding division/cell wall cluster transcriptional repressor MraZ, producing MVHLTGTYECMADAKGRLMLPAALKKQLAPILQEGFVMKRSVFQPCLELYPMQEWNAMMQKIHGLNRFVKKNNDFIRRFTAGVKMIALDVSGRLLIPKDLYGFANIDKKVVLSSAINIIEVWDKDNYEEAVDVSASDFASLAEEVMGNTDMNELS from the coding sequence ATGGTACATTTAACAGGAACATACGAATGTATGGCAGATGCCAAAGGAAGGTTGATGTTGCCTGCTGCTCTAAAAAAACAGTTAGCACCTATCTTACAAGAAGGATTTGTAATGAAAAGAAGCGTTTTTCAACCCTGCCTGGAGTTATATCCTATGCAGGAATGGAATGCAATGATGCAGAAAATTCACGGCCTAAACAGGTTTGTGAAAAAGAACAATGATTTTATCAGAAGGTTTACTGCCGGAGTAAAAATGATAGCATTAGATGTGTCCGGTAGATTATTGATTCCGAAAGATTTATATGGCTTTGCTAATATTGATAAAAAAGTAGTATTGTCTTCGGCTATCAATATTATTGAAGTTTGGGATAAAGACAATTATGAAGAAGCAGTAGATGTATCTGCTTCTGATTTTGCTTCACTGGCAGAAGAGGTCATGGGAAATACGGATATGAATGAATTATCATAG